A region of Nitrospinota bacterium DNA encodes the following proteins:
- a CDS encoding tetratricopeptide repeat protein, translated as MSLALCMIVKNESQNIRELIETVRPLVDEIVVADTGSTDGTAGMAESLGAKVAHIPWNDDFSEARNLALENVTADWVLSLDADERISETDFNAIRGLVDNGRNDGYMLIQRHYLPGPGYDNMLPVSGQYPEMEKGYNSYADNFALRLFRNRPDVRWEGRIHENVICHDPEARWAVGIAWVVIHHYGKVAEPGALRAKKEFYLELTARKALEMPEDAKAQYELGIQLHELGRWEDCVKPFLQAFRLDNAYADSLYYAGNACYKLGRKDEAAGYLARFLALVPGHADGLVSMAALERDAGRHEQAIELYSRVILAVPGHFGARFNRGALLSSMGRHAEAAQDFSEAVQLMPGYAPAAFGLWQSLVLSGNVSLATDSVIKFKVPGRELAVMLGQAAERFVMTGRYSLAVEALGPLAADMDNPAVYSALGAAHLSLGNVHEAERLLSEAIGKDPERNDARINLAQLKEVYRQDLTAARALYEEALKRDPGNKLCEQKLSYLRR; from the coding sequence ATGAGCCTGGCGCTTTGCATGATCGTGAAAAACGAGTCCCAGAACATCCGGGAGCTTATCGAAACTGTCCGGCCCCTGGTGGACGAGATAGTGGTGGCCGACACCGGCTCCACCGATGGCACGGCGGGGATGGCCGAAAGCCTCGGGGCAAAGGTGGCGCACATCCCCTGGAACGACGATTTTTCCGAGGCGCGTAATTTGGCGCTGGAAAACGTGACGGCGGACTGGGTTTTATCATTGGACGCCGATGAGCGGATTTCGGAAACGGACTTCAACGCCATCCGCGGCCTCGTGGACAACGGGCGCAACGACGGTTACATGCTCATCCAGCGCCACTACCTGCCCGGCCCTGGTTACGACAACATGCTCCCCGTCAGCGGCCAGTATCCCGAAATGGAAAAAGGTTACAACAGCTACGCCGACAACTTCGCCCTGCGGCTGTTCCGCAACCGGCCCGATGTGAGGTGGGAGGGGCGTATCCATGAAAACGTGATTTGCCACGACCCGGAGGCGCGGTGGGCCGTGGGAATCGCCTGGGTGGTCATTCATCACTACGGCAAGGTGGCCGAACCCGGGGCGTTACGCGCCAAAAAGGAATTCTACCTTGAGCTTACCGCCCGCAAGGCGCTGGAAATGCCGGAAGACGCCAAGGCGCAGTACGAGTTGGGGATTCAGCTTCATGAATTAGGGAGGTGGGAAGACTGCGTAAAACCTTTCCTGCAGGCCTTCAGGCTGGACAACGCCTACGCCGATTCCCTTTATTACGCTGGTAACGCCTGCTACAAGCTGGGAAGGAAAGATGAGGCGGCCGGATATCTGGCCCGGTTTCTGGCGCTGGTTCCCGGCCATGCCGACGGGCTGGTAAGCATGGCGGCGCTGGAGCGGGACGCTGGAAGGCATGAACAGGCCATCGAGCTTTACAGCCGGGTCATATTGGCGGTTCCAGGCCATTTCGGGGCCCGGTTCAACCGGGGCGCCCTACTTTCTTCCATGGGGCGCCACGCCGAGGCGGCCCAGGATTTTTCGGAGGCTGTACAGCTTATGCCCGGTTACGCCCCGGCGGCGTTCGGCCTTTGGCAATCGCTGGTTTTATCCGGAAACGTTAGCCTGGCAACCGACAGCGTGATAAAATTTAAAGTTCCGGGCCGCGAGCTGGCCGTAATGCTGGGCCAGGCGGCGGAACGTTTTGTAATGACGGGCCGGTACAGCCTGGCCGTGGAGGCATTGGGCCCCTTGGCGGCGGATATGGATAATCCGGCGGTTTATTCGGCCCTCGGCGCGGCGCATTTAAGCCTTGGCAATGTTCATGAGGCCGAACGGTTGTTGAGCGAGGCCATCGGCAAAGACCCGGAAAGGAACGACGCCAGGATCAACCTGGCCCAGCTGAAGGAAGTGTACAGACAGGATTTAACGGCCGCCCGCGCCCTTTATGAAGAGGCGCTAAAGCGCGACCCCGGAAACAAATTATGCGAACAAAAACTATCCTATTTGCGGCGGTAA
- the mfd gene encoding transcription-repair coupling factor codes for MISLYGLESVLEKLAAGDRGLVSCNGLTRSAKGLFIASLAKKLQRPIVLLADKAARAEELFDILRFFLPQEEGLLLFPPWEILPYEEMSPHPEVSGARLSTLARLMGNPKGAILVTTVEAMARKTLPPAALKKAVLRIDVKDSMDLELLVAHLSAYGYERSAMVENRGEYSVRGGVVDVFPGHGAYPARLEFFGDEVDSIRNFSVENQRSIKQLESVTLFPFREVFYEGLDKQGLSEVFMARARQWGMSQGRAAAIGEALTQGKFFAGMERLLPLFYPESATVLDYLPENILFALDEPSAIEAHIEAFYTLIEEERAQASARNDIALEPEALFISKDGFHGEITANAALSLGELAMTEEGENAFIVSTRAPERYRGKVEDFIGDLKKMLSEGFSVVISAATTGGVERLARLLKEEDMGASRLDPEGLENLVAHIMEPQRSLFEGNLFITAGVAPEGFIIPSDKWALVTDDEIFGKVIKVKRRSAPARKAFIAGLADIKPGDYVVHKNHGVGRYIGSREEMIADVKDEYMEIEYAENQRLLLPIAGSHLLKKYISGGGEGRPPLDRMGGTTWKKTRAKVKKAMMDMAEKLLKIQAARELSEGFAFSNDNNFHKEFADTFEYEETEDQLSAIADVAEDMEKKKPMDRLVCGDVGYGKTEVAMRAAFKAVYDGRQVAVLAPTTLLTQQHFQTFSERLKSFPVKVEALSRFKSRKEQKEILEKVEAGEVDIVIGTHRILQKDVKFKKLGLVIVDEEQRFGVAHKEKLRSAFSGVDTLTLTATPIPRTLHTAMLGIRDLSVIQTPPADRQSIQTFIVKFSDTVIREAVIREMDRGGQVFFVHNKVKSIHSLEKHLRSIVPEARTAVAHGQMNENELEQVMMGFVAKQFDILLATTIIESGLDIPSANTIIINRADHFGLAQLYQLRGRVGRARHRAFAYFLAPGLAGITDIAKKRLKAIEELSELGSGFKLAARDMEIRGAGNLLGPEQSGNIDAVGFETYCEMLEDAINELKGVVSEERFDVNLNINVAGRVPPEYIPALAHRIEVYNRIHAITSLEQARELAVELADRFGPVPEEVEKLLAVSRIKALCATLKVLKVDLIRDKLYLVFDPSTKLDPVKLATAAYKGGRKFRFTSETSAECVLSGTGWKNRFASIMDFLLFMLESSV; via the coding sequence ATGATCTCCCTTTACGGCCTCGAATCGGTGCTGGAAAAACTGGCCGCCGGAGACAGGGGGCTGGTTTCCTGTAACGGCCTTACCCGGTCGGCCAAAGGGCTTTTTATCGCCTCCTTGGCCAAAAAGCTCCAACGGCCCATCGTATTGTTGGCCGATAAGGCGGCCAGGGCCGAGGAGCTTTTCGACATTTTGCGGTTCTTCCTTCCCCAAGAGGAAGGGCTTCTGCTCTTCCCGCCATGGGAAATACTCCCCTACGAGGAAATGTCACCCCACCCGGAGGTGTCCGGAGCCAGGCTCTCCACCCTGGCCCGGCTGATGGGCAACCCAAAAGGCGCCATATTGGTTACCACCGTGGAAGCCATGGCCAGGAAGACCTTGCCCCCGGCGGCTTTGAAAAAAGCGGTCCTGCGAATAGACGTTAAAGACTCCATGGACCTGGAGCTTCTCGTGGCCCATCTTTCCGCTTACGGTTACGAACGGTCGGCCATGGTGGAAAACCGTGGTGAATACTCGGTGCGGGGCGGGGTGGTGGACGTATTCCCTGGGCATGGCGCCTACCCGGCCCGGCTGGAGTTTTTCGGAGACGAGGTGGACTCCATCCGCAATTTCAGCGTGGAGAACCAGCGCTCCATAAAACAGCTGGAAAGCGTAACCCTGTTCCCCTTCCGGGAGGTGTTCTACGAGGGGCTGGACAAGCAGGGGCTATCGGAAGTGTTCATGGCCCGGGCCCGCCAGTGGGGCATGTCCCAGGGCCGGGCCGCGGCAATAGGCGAAGCGCTCACGCAGGGGAAATTTTTCGCCGGGATGGAGCGGCTATTACCGCTGTTCTATCCCGAAAGCGCCACGGTATTGGACTACCTGCCGGAAAACATCCTTTTCGCGCTGGACGAGCCTTCGGCCATAGAGGCCCATATCGAGGCGTTTTACACCCTTATCGAAGAGGAACGCGCCCAGGCCTCCGCCCGCAACGACATAGCGTTAGAGCCCGAGGCGCTTTTCATAAGCAAAGATGGTTTCCATGGAGAGATCACCGCCAACGCCGCGCTAAGCCTTGGCGAATTGGCCATGACCGAAGAAGGGGAAAACGCTTTCATCGTTTCCACCCGTGCTCCGGAAAGGTACCGGGGCAAGGTGGAAGATTTCATCGGCGACCTGAAAAAAATGCTTTCAGAGGGCTTTTCGGTGGTGATCTCCGCCGCCACCACGGGAGGGGTGGAGCGGCTGGCCCGTCTCTTGAAAGAAGAGGACATGGGCGCCAGCCGGTTGGATCCGGAGGGGCTGGAAAACCTGGTGGCCCACATCATGGAGCCACAACGGTCGTTGTTCGAGGGGAACCTGTTCATCACCGCCGGGGTTGCGCCGGAAGGCTTCATTATCCCTTCCGACAAATGGGCGCTGGTCACCGACGACGAGATTTTCGGCAAGGTCATCAAGGTAAAACGGCGCTCCGCCCCGGCCCGGAAAGCCTTCATAGCGGGCCTGGCGGACATAAAACCCGGCGATTACGTTGTGCACAAGAACCACGGCGTGGGCCGGTACATAGGCTCCCGCGAGGAGATGATAGCCGACGTTAAAGACGAGTACATGGAGATAGAGTACGCCGAAAACCAGCGGCTCCTGCTTCCCATCGCCGGCTCCCACCTGCTGAAAAAGTATATAAGCGGGGGCGGCGAGGGCAGGCCTCCTTTGGACCGCATGGGCGGGACAACCTGGAAAAAGACCCGCGCCAAGGTGAAAAAGGCCATGATGGACATGGCCGAAAAACTGCTCAAGATCCAGGCCGCCCGGGAGCTTTCCGAGGGGTTCGCCTTCTCAAACGACAACAACTTCCACAAAGAATTCGCCGACACGTTCGAATACGAGGAAACCGAAGACCAGCTTTCCGCCATCGCCGACGTGGCCGAGGACATGGAGAAGAAGAAACCCATGGACCGGCTGGTGTGCGGCGACGTGGGTTATGGAAAAACAGAGGTGGCCATGCGCGCCGCCTTCAAGGCCGTTTACGACGGCAGGCAGGTGGCCGTGCTGGCCCCCACCACCCTGCTCACCCAACAGCATTTCCAGACTTTCTCTGAGCGTCTTAAAAGCTTCCCGGTGAAGGTGGAGGCGCTAAGCCGGTTCAAGTCCCGCAAGGAGCAAAAGGAGATACTGGAAAAGGTGGAGGCGGGCGAGGTGGATATCGTCATAGGCACCCACCGGATACTGCAAAAGGACGTGAAGTTCAAAAAACTGGGGCTTGTGATAGTGGACGAGGAGCAACGGTTTGGCGTGGCCCACAAGGAGAAACTGCGCTCGGCCTTTTCGGGGGTGGACACCCTGACCCTCACCGCAACGCCCATACCCCGCACATTGCATACCGCTATGCTGGGCATCCGCGACCTTTCGGTTATACAGACCCCCCCGGCGGACCGGCAGTCCATCCAGACATTCATCGTGAAATTCTCGGACACTGTGATCCGCGAGGCGGTGATAAGGGAGATGGACCGGGGCGGGCAGGTGTTTTTCGTGCACAACAAGGTGAAATCCATCCACAGCCTCGAAAAGCACCTCCGGAGCATCGTGCCCGAGGCCAGGACCGCCGTGGCCCACGGCCAGATGAACGAAAACGAGCTGGAACAGGTGATGATGGGCTTCGTGGCGAAGCAGTTCGACATATTGCTGGCCACCACCATAATCGAGTCCGGGCTGGACATCCCTTCGGCCAACACCATCATCATCAACCGGGCAGACCATTTCGGGCTGGCCCAGCTTTACCAGTTGCGGGGCCGGGTGGGCCGGGCGCGCCACCGGGCCTTCGCCTATTTCCTGGCCCCGGGGCTGGCAGGGATAACAGACATCGCCAAGAAACGGCTTAAAGCCATAGAGGAGCTTTCGGAACTGGGGAGCGGGTTCAAGCTGGCCGCGCGGGACATGGAGATTCGCGGAGCGGGGAACCTTCTGGGCCCGGAACAGTCCGGCAACATAGACGCAGTAGGGTTTGAAACATACTGCGAAATGCTGGAGGATGCCATCAACGAGCTTAAGGGGGTGGTCTCCGAAGAAAGGTTCGACGTGAACCTGAACATAAACGTCGCCGGAAGGGTTCCTCCGGAATATATCCCCGCCCTTGCCCACAGGATAGAGGTATATAACAGGATCCACGCCATCACGTCGCTGGAACAGGCGCGGGAACTGGCGGTGGAGCTGGCGGACCGGTTCGGCCCCGTCCCCGAAGAGGTGGAGAAACTGCTGGCGGTCTCGCGCATTAAAGCCCTTTGCGCCACGTTGAAAGTGTTGAAGGTGGACCTCATCCGGGACAAGCTGTACCTGGTGTTCGACCCATCCACAAAACTGGATCCCGTAAAACTGGCCACCGCCGCGTATAAGGGTGGACGCAAGTTCCGGTTCACCTCGGAAACCTCCGCCGAATGTGTTTTGTCCGGGACCGGGTGGAAAAACCGGTTCGCCTCTATAATGGATTTCCTGCTGTTCATGCTGGAGAGTTCCGTATGA
- the leuD gene encoding 3-isopropylmalate dehydratase small subunit codes for MSVTGKCWKFGDNIDTDLIIPARYLNTSDPAELAKHVMEDADPEFAKQVKPGEIIVAGDNFGCGSSREHAPIAIKAAGVACVVAPFFARIFYRNAFNMGLPILECEEAAREAATGDELSVDFSTGVIRNATKGKSYQATPIPPFMQELISAGGLINYTRNKIGKAS; via the coding sequence ATGAGCGTTACCGGCAAGTGCTGGAAATTCGGCGACAACATAGACACAGACCTGATCATACCAGCGCGTTACCTGAACACTTCCGACCCGGCGGAGCTGGCAAAGCACGTCATGGAAGACGCGGATCCGGAGTTCGCCAAACAGGTGAAGCCCGGCGAGATAATCGTGGCGGGAGACAACTTCGGTTGCGGCTCCTCGCGGGAACACGCCCCCATAGCCATAAAGGCGGCGGGCGTGGCCTGCGTGGTAGCCCCGTTCTTCGCGCGCATCTTTTACCGCAACGCCTTCAACATGGGGCTTCCCATACTGGAGTGCGAAGAGGCGGCGCGGGAAGCGGCCACGGGCGACGAGCTTTCGGTGGACTTCTCCACCGGCGTAATCAGGAACGCCACCAAGGGCAAAAGCTACCAGGCCACGCCAATCCCCCCGTTCATGCAGGAGCTTATCTCCGCCGGTGGGCTTATCAATTACACCCGGAACAAGATCGGCAAGGCCAGTTAA
- the leuC gene encoding 3-isopropylmalate dehydratase large subunit → MGMTITEKILAAHAGVDSVKPGDILDCRVDIALGNDITAPIAIKEFEKAGASDVFDKRRVVLVPDHFAPNKDIASAQQTKAMRVFAREHDIENYFEVGEMGVEHALLPERNLTLPGDVIIGADSHTCTYGALGAFATGIGSTDLASTMVTGKIWFKVPETMKFVFNGKPKNKWISGKDLILYTIGKIGVSGALYRAMEFTGPMIEEFGMDDRFSMANMAVEAGAKNGIIKADKKTMDFINAQETKPVREFKVYESDPDAAYHSVMEFDGADIDMQVAFPHLPENARPVGEAKGIKLDQVVVGSCTNGRYADLQMVAGLLKGRKIAKGLRMIIIPATQNIYKKAMKSGLLEIFIDAGAVVSTPTCGPCLGGHMGILAEGEKCLATTNRNFVGRMGHPKSEVYLASPAVAAASALTGTITGPTEVE, encoded by the coding sequence ATGGGAATGACGATTACCGAAAAGATACTGGCGGCCCACGCAGGCGTTGACTCCGTCAAGCCGGGCGACATTCTGGACTGCCGGGTGGACATAGCGCTGGGCAACGACATTACCGCCCCCATCGCCATCAAGGAGTTCGAGAAGGCGGGCGCAAGCGACGTATTCGATAAAAGGCGGGTGGTGCTGGTGCCGGACCATTTCGCGCCAAATAAAGACATAGCCTCGGCCCAGCAGACCAAGGCCATGAGGGTCTTCGCCCGTGAACACGATATAGAGAACTATTTCGAAGTGGGCGAGATGGGGGTGGAGCACGCGCTTCTGCCGGAACGCAACCTTACCCTGCCCGGCGACGTTATCATCGGGGCGGACAGCCACACCTGCACCTACGGCGCGCTGGGGGCGTTCGCCACTGGCATCGGCTCTACCGACCTGGCGTCCACCATGGTGACTGGCAAGATATGGTTTAAAGTGCCAGAGACCATGAAGTTTGTCTTCAATGGCAAGCCGAAGAACAAATGGATCTCCGGGAAAGACCTGATCCTCTACACCATCGGCAAGATCGGCGTGTCCGGCGCGCTTTACCGCGCCATGGAGTTCACCGGCCCAATGATAGAGGAGTTTGGCATGGACGACCGGTTCTCCATGGCCAACATGGCGGTGGAAGCCGGGGCCAAGAACGGCATCATAAAGGCCGACAAGAAGACCATGGACTTCATCAACGCCCAGGAGACAAAACCCGTGCGCGAGTTCAAGGTGTACGAGTCGGATCCGGACGCGGCCTATCACAGCGTGATGGAGTTTGACGGGGCGGACATAGATATGCAGGTGGCCTTCCCCCATCTTCCGGAAAACGCCAGGCCCGTGGGCGAGGCCAAAGGAATAAAACTGGACCAGGTGGTGGTGGGCTCCTGCACCAACGGCCGCTACGCCGACCTGCAGATGGTGGCGGGCCTGCTTAAAGGCAGGAAGATCGCCAAAGGTTTGAGGATGATAATCATCCCCGCCACGCAGAACATCTACAAAAAGGCCATGAAGAGCGGCCTTCTGGAGATATTCATAGACGCGGGCGCGGTGGTTTCAACCCCCACTTGCGGGCCATGCCTTGGGGGCCACATGGGTATCCTGGCCGAGGGTGAAAAATGCCTGGCCACAACGAACCGCAACTTTGTGGGAAGGATGGGGCATCCCAAATCGGAGGTGTATCTGGCCTCGCCGGCGGTGGCCGCCGCTTCGGCCTTAACAGGAACCATCACCGGCCCCACAGAGGTCGAGTAA
- a CDS encoding HmuY family protein, giving the protein MTETRELTIYALEGLVAGGDIKGETLRCLNLETGKITNIPETQARQDTSWDMAFKRSVIYLNSGPAGPGDVQGALIDPPVDVSREDFVKITADDLKRKFDSVTTVPPGAQFRGEDVEPAIFDWRVLKDGRYTHNSVKGWKLRLADGARYAKMRMKRLEADCKAITIQYAYQPGKDAPLDEERMATINPGECFNFKTGSIAPESGMEWDIKHDGSRLLINSSVSGPGRAGALGSNKYGATWKNVENPSDSIAYFMDEFGAVFRNPKWYRYNIDGKHNLHPNGAVYAIKTLAGVYKLQVYEYFEHKGSDLGNFRIRYARLA; this is encoded by the coding sequence ATGACAGAAACCCGGGAACTTACGATCTACGCCCTGGAGGGGCTTGTGGCCGGTGGGGACATCAAAGGGGAGACCTTACGATGTCTCAATCTTGAAACCGGTAAGATAACCAATATCCCCGAGACCCAGGCCAGGCAGGACACTTCCTGGGATATGGCGTTCAAAAGGTCGGTCATCTACCTGAACAGCGGTCCCGCGGGCCCGGGGGACGTTCAGGGAGCTTTGATAGACCCCCCGGTGGACGTTTCCCGGGAAGATTTTGTGAAGATTACCGCCGACGACCTGAAACGCAAGTTCGATTCTGTCACCACCGTTCCACCCGGCGCGCAATTCAGGGGGGAAGATGTGGAGCCGGCCATATTCGACTGGCGGGTATTGAAAGATGGCAGATACACCCACAATTCCGTTAAAGGCTGGAAATTGAGACTGGCCGACGGCGCAAGATACGCCAAGATGCGAATGAAAAGGCTCGAAGCCGATTGTAAGGCCATAACCATACAGTACGCATATCAGCCCGGCAAAGACGCGCCTTTGGATGAGGAGCGGATGGCCACCATAAACCCCGGTGAATGTTTTAATTTCAAGACGGGCTCCATTGCGCCTGAAAGCGGCATGGAGTGGGATATTAAACATGACGGCTCAAGATTGCTCATCAACAGCTCCGTCAGCGGGCCGGGCCGGGCCGGGGCGCTGGGCTCAAATAAATATGGCGCGACGTGGAAAAACGTGGAGAACCCATCGGATTCCATCGCCTATTTCATGGACGAGTTCGGCGCGGTGTTCAGGAACCCAAAGTGGTACCGTTACAACATAGACGGCAAACATAACCTTCATCCCAACGGCGCCGTTTACGCCATAAAGACGCTAGCGGGTGTATATAAATTACAGGTGTATGAGTATTTCGAGCATAAAGGCTCCGACTTGGGCAATTTCAGGATCCGCTACGCCCGCCTGGCTTGA
- a CDS encoding rhodanese-like domain-containing protein, producing MFNVLSSLFHANIEGAEFVTPDAAKEAMESGAIQTLIDVRTPGEFQQARIPGAIHIPLDKLASKMDSLKNRREESILLYCRTHNRSAMAAKYLSGEGFKNLKILNGGITSWASQGLPLEN from the coding sequence GTGTTCAACGTTTTGTCGAGCCTGTTTCACGCCAATATCGAGGGTGCGGAGTTTGTTACCCCAGACGCGGCCAAAGAAGCCATGGAATCAGGGGCGATACAAACGCTAATAGACGTTCGCACTCCTGGTGAATTTCAGCAGGCGCGCATACCCGGCGCCATCCACATACCGCTGGACAAGCTGGCTTCTAAAATGGACAGCCTGAAGAACCGCCGCGAGGAGTCCATACTGCTTTATTGCAGAACCCATAACCGCTCGGCTATGGCGGCCAAATATCTTTCCGGCGAGGGTTTTAAGAACCTGAAAATCCTCAACGGGGGTATCACAAGCTGGGCCAGCCAGGGTCTCCCGCTGGAAAACTGA
- a CDS encoding TlpA family protein disulfide reductase, giving the protein MDNSVDSSRIRWAPFYALLVITVIASGFWKLEKSREEPLKPMELEAPQAARPAPSPMEGKPAPQFSLTTIDGKPMRLADYRGKVVFLNIWATWCPPCKQEMPSMQALYEHFKGKDFAMLTISIDEKKEDVPPFMKELGLTFPVAVDPEQKVVSQYGITGVPETYIIDKEGVITHHIVGPGEWNNPGIINAFEGLVSRPAKAGQGA; this is encoded by the coding sequence ATGGATAACTCGGTTGATTCAAGCAGGATAAGGTGGGCGCCATTTTACGCGCTTTTAGTAATAACGGTCATAGCTTCCGGTTTCTGGAAGCTGGAGAAAAGCAGGGAAGAGCCTTTAAAGCCCATGGAGCTGGAGGCGCCGCAGGCGGCAAGGCCCGCTCCTTCACCCATGGAGGGCAAACCCGCGCCGCAGTTCTCCCTCACCACCATTGATGGAAAACCCATGCGCCTGGCGGATTACCGTGGCAAGGTGGTTTTCCTGAACATCTGGGCCACCTGGTGCCCCCCTTGCAAGCAGGAAATGCCTTCCATGCAAGCGCTTTACGAGCATTTCAAGGGTAAAGACTTCGCCATGCTCACCATAAGCATAGACGAAAAGAAGGAAGACGTGCCCCCATTCATGAAAGAGTTGGGCTTAACCTTCCCGGTGGCTGTGGATCCGGAGCAGAAAGTTGTTTCCCAGTATGGTATTACCGGCGTGCCTGAGACTTATATAATAGACAAGGAAGGCGTAATCACCCATCACATAGTGGGCCCGGGTGAATGGAACAACCCCGGCATAATAAACGCTTTTGAGGGATTGGTAAGCAGACCGGCCAAGGCGGGACAGGGCGCTTAA
- a CDS encoding TIGR04283 family arsenosugar biosynthesis glycosyltransferase: protein MELISIIIPAWREGSAPGELAKRFMDLPKVEVIISLCLEDTQTVRPKLPRLKVVEGAKGRAVQMNSGAREARGDVLLFLHADTSIEPGSLNSVREAMARQDVAGGAYRLAIDSPKHTLKLVEAGANLRSRFLKMPYGDQAIFVRKTVFDGIGGYEDVPLMEDVRLITAMKRRGKVVILSDAARTSARRWEREGVWRRVTKNLALITLHQLGVSPQKLADYY from the coding sequence ATGGAGCTTATATCCATAATCATCCCCGCCTGGCGGGAGGGTTCCGCGCCTGGAGAACTTGCGAAAAGATTTATGGACCTGCCAAAGGTGGAGGTGATTATTTCCCTATGCCTGGAAGACACTCAAACCGTAAGGCCCAAACTGCCCCGGCTCAAGGTCGTTGAAGGCGCCAAAGGCCGGGCGGTTCAAATGAACTCCGGCGCCAGGGAAGCGCGGGGAGATGTACTGCTGTTCCTCCATGCCGACACATCAATAGAACCTGGATCCTTAAATTCCGTTCGAGAGGCTATGGCCCGTCAAGACGTTGCAGGAGGAGCATACCGGCTGGCCATAGATTCGCCAAAGCATACGTTAAAATTGGTGGAGGCGGGAGCCAACTTAAGGTCACGGTTTCTCAAAATGCCCTATGGCGACCAGGCCATTTTCGTAAGAAAAACGGTGTTTGACGGGATAGGCGGTTATGAAGACGTGCCCCTCATGGAGGATGTGCGGCTGATTACCGCCATGAAACGCAGGGGCAAGGTGGTTATTTTAAGCGACGCCGCCAGAACCTCCGCCCGGCGATGGGAACGGGAAGGGGTATGGCGCCGGGTAACGAAAAACCTGGCGCTCATCACCCTCCACCAGCTGGGGGTGAGCCCGCAAAAGCTGGCGGATTATTATTAA